The genomic DNA CATAATATTCTATAATCATGCCGGATTTTCAGAGGTTTCCCAGAGAAGTAAAGTTGACGCCCTATGGTTTGGAAAAGTGCTCCCCACAAATTTGCCGTTATTGGTAGAAAACCTAAATAACTACAAAATTACCAAATCATTGTATCGTGGTGGGTTACAAATGGATTGAATCCTTAATCTGTAAAATGTTTAGTTTAGTTGTTATAAACATATTCACATATAGTTCATTCTAACGCTATTGATGCGTTTTTTAATGTTAGCAATTTCCACCCCTTGTTGATCCTTGCATAGGAATGTCTGCTCAGTAAACGATAAGCTCAGAAAGCTTTCGCAGAGATCACCATCGATTACGTTTCGCCGAGGTGTATAATACCCTCTGTATTTAGAATGATCTCTTCCAACAATGGAATATGCGCCCTCAGGTATTTTCTGTCGCTGCGTTCTTAACGTTCGAAAGCCTTGGCCATCGTCAATGTCAGCTGCCTCTTTCTTGGAATTCTGCATTTCTTgctcaaaaaagaatttctCATCGGCAGAGCTTATTATatcctcaattttttttaactgAATAATCTCAGATTTGGATAATAGCGGAACCAGACAACCAATAGTACCTTGCAATCCCAAATATATTATAGCTGGTCGATCGGATAGCTGTATCGACTCTAAGACCTGGATTTCAGTAGGAATGtcattaatgaaaaagtgattCATCAGACTTAACTTATATGGGCATTCCATGATATTTGGAGCCTTGTTTTTTAGCGATGGCACGTCTTGTAACCTGTTTAGAGCATGAGGAAAATTCGTctcgatttttttctcgtaTTCCATCGCCAGTCTTAATGTCCAGATATTACTAAATTTATCTCCACCAATTATAGTACTTTCATCAAGGAACTTCAAAACGGTAACGTGTCTTTTGACAGTATCATCTGCCACCGCTTTGAAGAGATACTCTTCCCGGTCGAATAAAAAAAGGGTCACAGATTCTCTATTATCACCTACAGCAagtctttcatttttccaaGTTGCCAGAGCTGTAATATTGGTAATTGAAGGAGTTGTAGCAGAGATggactttttcaaaagctgcTTTTTCCCTAGTCCGAAAAGCACAAGGTTACCAAACAGTGGTACCAGAAGAGTATCAAGAAATGGGGTCATTGCATGAATGCAGTCTGATATTATTGTTTCATGAAGGAGCTTCAAGCGAAAGGAAGGCTCGACATTTCGTTCGCTCGCACTAGTGTGGAGAATATAGGTATATAACTTTCCGCCTGTTGAAGCAATCACGAGGTGATTAACATTTGTGGAAAATTTAGTGATACATGCAGTTGCAGTTCTAATATTTTCAAGCAGTTGGAAACTTTCCTTTGTAGTGTCTGCGCTGCAAACCTTTTCGCCTTTTGTAATGATAACGCGAGTTCGGTTCTCATTTATTGAATTCTGAACGTATATCATTAGCCCTTTGCTATCCgcaattttgatgattttctttgttctgTAAGCTGGCACTTTCAAAGTAGAcccttcttcttcatcctcaaGATCgctttcatcttcttcttggtCTTCCTCTTTATCGCCAGAGAGCGCTAATTCGTAGTCCTGAAACCAGTTTTGTCGAGTAACTATATCAGTGAGTTTACCTATGATTAATGCACCAGATGCATTTAACGCGCAATAACCATTCAATTTAACATTTGCCGCTGTGAAATTAGTCACCTTTGTCAATATCGGATTGTTCGTCCGGTTTATCACGGGCCTCACGTAAAGCAGTGATTCCAGGTTATAGCTCACCCAGGTTTTCGAGCTGTGAAGGACGAGACATGATTTTAATGTACCTGTATCccattcttctttcattcGTTCCTGTTTGTTTATTtcaccatcatcattatcgtcttcttcttcctcttcctcttcctctccTAATCCTGCAACTAAATCGTCAAAGAAGATCGAGTCTAAGAGAGAGATAGAAACTGGATCGATACCGAGTAGTTTGGTTTTGATGTCAACTATCTCGCCGTCACGGCTGTTAACTTTTGAACTGCAGTACATACCATTCTGTAGACCAGCATGCAACTCTATATTCTGTTCATTGGAAATGAGTTTCACGTCGTTTACAGGTGCAGCAAAGGTCTGCAGCGCAAGCACTTCAAGAAATTCGTCTGCGTTGGAACTCTTCAAggagaaaatttttacaGTTGATTGTTCAGATCCAACTGCTAGCCAGTCGCTTCTCAACCCAGATAACATTGACATACTCGTGATGatttcatcaacttcaATCCTATTTTGTAATTCATGTAAGCTGTCTTCGGGCAATAGCCTATCCATCTCAAAATATACTATCTCACCGTTTGATAAACCAATGGCAAGCTGATATTGCGTACAGGCTGCTGAAACCACCTTTATACCAGCTGGAGGAAACCACTCCAATTTGCACGACGAAAGTTGATTCTCATCATTGAATATTATTTGCCGAACCTCATTTTCACAAACTTGAATTATTGATCGTTTTCCGATACTGTGGACAAGTACAGTGCTATCACCCTTTAACCGGAATGGATTGCCGGTCGTTGAGAGTTCTTCAATACTGCCGTCCTCTATTCTCAAAATCATGGTGGATTTCGGATAGCTTATAAAAAGAAGCTTGTGATATTTTTCCGCTGGCATACGGACAGTCCATATACTTTTTGCACCGCCAGGGAGCTGTGATGAGATGACATGATTGAAGTTGACACCATTTACATAAAAACTTGGATTATCACTTGAGCAGGTAGAAATTGTCAGTGGTGAACTACTAAGAGCCCCCCCAGAAAGTAATGGATTCAagttcttcatcttttgaactACTCTCAAATTCCTCAAAGTGTCAGATTGTTCTAAATTTAACTTTTTCGTTGGCTCAAGTGAAGTCACTACATTACCGGTCCTTTCCTCCTCTTCCCCAAGACtctcaaattgaaataagtAATTGTGGCAATACTCTGAGTTCGCAAAAAGATAACCATTTTTAAATATATGTAAGCTCTCAGCCAGAGGAATGGAATCAAAGTAGGATATCGAAATTTGCGGTCTATTACCATCAGATTTTTCTGGAAAAACTTTGAACTTGAACAGATCGCCGGTATTAGATTGTAAAAGAACGAAGAAATCTTTCTTCAGTGTTTGCAAAGCATGCGCAATAATTGAAACTTTTAATTTAAGTTGACTTTTTCTCTTAGGGATTTgaactttcaaattgtAGAAACCGTTCATATCCTTGACTAGTATATAATCATCAAACCCGATCAAAACAAAAGGGTTtatatcatcttcatcataaGCTGATTCTTTTGTTGCAGAATTGAGGCTACTAATGCCATATTTAGACAATGACGGCAGTCCCATGATAAAATTTGCAGATGtctcaattttgaaatctgcTCTTTTTACGATATGATTAAGGCCCAGGTCCAATACATAAAAGACTAAGTGAACTTCATTATTATCCGCAGTGTCTATCTCGATAGATGCAAAGCAAGGATTCTCATACTGAACATCGCATGCAGCAGTATCTAAAGTTAACATATTAGGCCTGTTGGCTTCCAAAGGCGACTGAATAGCCAAAGTGCGGTCATCGTTGTTGGTATTGAGCACAAAGCACagcttgtttttttcaatcgCAGACAGAAATAGGCATCTTCCATAAAGATCTACCTCTATTCGAGATATGGGGGAAAGTCTTCGTATACCAGATCTGCTCAATGGCTCATTCATAAGCGTCCTTAAGATGATCGAGTCATCGCCGTCATCGACTCTTACCCTGCGCTCAAATCGAACTATGCTTAAATTCCCTGAGTCTGACGTTATCGCCAGAAAAGAGTTCGCATGGTTCTCGGCATGAAAGGATCTCATGCATGTGATGGTAGCAAATATATCGATAGTTGCTAGCTTTTTCAGTGAACCCTCAGACACGTCATATAGCTCCAAGTGGGTCTCGGTAGCAATACATAGCTGCAAGTCTTTAACTCGTCTTGCAGGTCTGGCTTCCTTAACAGCTACACTGTTCACCTCATCGATAAAATGTCCGGTGCATGAATGAATGTAATTCGATTGGCGTTTCAGCGCCAAATGATATAAATATAATTCTGAATCTCTAACAAGCATGCCACAAGGTTTTTAGTCCAATAAACACAATTCACCCCAAGCCGGCTTCTTCTCGCCACTTCAATATCTTTCTTACTTACTTACTTACTTACTTACTGCCTTTgtattgatatcaatgCCCTAATAACCTGATAATACGGGTCACGTGTTTCCAACGACGAACTACCCACTACTACTATCTATTTGAGCAGTGAACGACCAGTCTGAGTCCTTTATACTTCCGTGTGGCGTCgattgttgatgttgacgacagttttccatttttgaTTACATGATTTACCTGGttttgactttttcaaGGCAGCAGTTTTTCGCTGTTCAACATAGCGGGGCGGGTGGGAGGCGAGGGAAGAAGGAGCTAAAAACTACTGacaatgaagaaatataaaaaacTTGCCACTTCAAGACTACAAAAAACACTATATTGACTACTATAGCATACCTAAGGTGCGGGTACCTCATATAGTTTCTCAATTTGGTGTTTTGGTGTTTAGCTTTTCATCTGAGTTTGTTAAGCCTTGAATCTTTTGTTCCACGGtgttatatatatacaacGAGTGGAGAAGCGCAACAGTTGAAAGATTTGCCCATTGAGAAACAATAAAGAcagaaaagatttgaatttAAGTGATGGAGCTTTACGTAAGATTTAACGAAGATGTGGAAAGAGATTTCGCTTTTCAGGTCGAGGCTGAAGATACAATCGAGACAAAGATTAATCGCGCCTTCCGCGAAGGGGAAGAAGGGCTTGCTGATTTGATTGTATTGAGGCCATCGATCTTTTACGAGA from Zygotorulaspora mrakii chromosome 7, complete sequence includes the following:
- the RSE1 gene encoding U2 snRNP complex subunit RSE1 (similar to Saccharomyces cerevisiae RSE1 (YML049C); ancestral locus Anc_1.497) gives rise to the protein MLVRDSELYLYHLALKRQSNYIHSCTGHFIDEVNSVAVKEARPARRVKDLQLCIATETHLELYDVSEGSLKKLATIDIFATITCMRSFHAENHANSFLAITSDSGNLSIVRFERRVRVDDGDDSIILRTLMNEPLSRSGIRRLSPISRIEVDLYGRCLFLSAIEKNKLCFVLNTNNDDRTLAIQSPLEANRPNMLTLDTAACDVQYENPCFASIEIDTADNNEVHLVFYVLDLGLNHIVKRADFKIETSANFIMGLPSLSKYGISSLNSATKESAYDEDDINPFVLIGFDDYILVKDMNGFYNLKVQIPKRKSQLKLKVSIIAHALQTLKKDFFVLLQSNTGDLFKFKVFPEKSDGNRPQISISYFDSIPLAESLHIFKNGYLFANSEYCHNYLFQFESLGEEEERTGNVVTSLEPTKKLNLEQSDTLRNLRVVQKMKNLNPLLSGGALSSSPLTISTCSSDNPSFYVNGVNFNHVISSQLPGGAKSIWTVRMPAEKYHKLLFISYPKSTMILRIEDGSIEELSTTGNPFRLKGDSTVLVHSIGKRSIIQVCENEVRQIIFNDENQLSSCKLEWFPPAGIKVVSAACTQYQLAIGLSNGEIVYFEMDRLLPEDSLHELQNRIEVDEIITSMSMLSGLRSDWLAVGSEQSTVKIFSLKSSNADEFLEVLALQTFAAPVNDVKLISNEQNIELHAGLQNGMYCSSKVNSRDGEIVDIKTKLLGIDPVSISLLDSIFFDDLVAGLGEEEEEEEEDDNDDGEINKQERMKEEWDTGTLKSCLVLHSSKTWVSYNLESLLYVRPVINRTNNPILTKVTNFTAANVKLNGYCALNASGALIIGKLTDIVTRQNWFQDYELALSGDKEEDQEEDESDLEDEEEGSTLKVPAYRTKKIIKIADSKGLMIYVQNSINENRTRVIITKGEKVCSADTTKESFQLLENIRTATACITKFSTNVNHLVIASTGGKLYTYILHTSASERNVEPSFRLKLLHETIISDCIHAMTPFLDTLLVPLFGNLVLFGLGKKQLLKKSISATTPSITNITALATWKNERLAVGDNRESVTLFLFDREEYLFKAVADDTVKRHVTVLKFLDESTIIGGDKFSNIWTLRLAMEYEKKIETNFPHALNRLQDVPSLKNKAPNIMECPYKLSLMNHFFINDIPTEIQVLESIQLSDRPAIIYLGLQGTIGCLVPLLSKSEIIQLKKIEDIISSADEKFFFEQEMQNSKKEAADIDDGQGFRTLRTQRQKIPEGAYSIVGRDHSKYRGYYTPRRNVIDGDLCESFLSLSFTEQTFLCKDQQGVEIANIKKRINSVRMNYM